A DNA window from Streptomyces sp. B21-083 contains the following coding sequences:
- a CDS encoding molybdopterin oxidoreductase family protein, which produces MSSPTDSRTALRVCPLCEATCGLTLTIESGRVTSARGDRDDVFSQGFICPKGASFGALDSDPDRLRTPLVRRDGELREASWAEAFDAVAAGIRGVVERYGANSVGAVFGNPNVHTVAGALYPPVLLAGLGTRSVFSASTVDQMPKHVSSGLLYGDANAIPVPDLDRTDHLLLIGANPLESNGSLCTAPDFPGKLKALKARGGTLTVIDPRRTRTAKLADRHIAIRPGADALLLAAMTQVLFDEHLVDLGELAPHVQGVDEVEAAVRDFTPEAVAEACDVDADTIRALARELAAAPTAAVYGRLGTCTVPYGTLASWLVDVLDILTGNLDRPGGALFPQAATDRTPRPAGPSHGFTLGRWHSRVSRHPEAKGELPLSALAEEIDTPTAEGEPIRALIAVAANPVLSAPDGDRLDKALDSLDFMVSVDPYLNETSRHAHVVLPPPPPSQSPHHDFALNTLAVRNQVRYNRPAVPLEPGGMAETEILARLVLAATGMHGADPVAVDAMVIDQTLGKAVKEPHSPVHGRDPQQLAKELGGDTGPERRLDLMLRLGPYGDGFGVRPDGLSLAKVLDHPHGIDLGPLQPRLPQPLKTRSGKIELLPRPIADDLPRLREALGESPAGIVLIGRRHLRSNNSWMHNVPALTGGTNRCTLHIHPEDAARLGVLDGAPVRIKGAGGEVVAPAEITDVVRRGVVSLPHGWGHDRPGTRLSHAATDPGVNVNQLLDGRLLDPLSGNAVLNGVPIDLAPAGTTP; this is translated from the coding sequence GTGTCCAGCCCCACCGACTCCCGTACAGCCCTGCGCGTCTGTCCCCTGTGCGAGGCCACCTGCGGACTGACGCTCACCATCGAGAGCGGCCGGGTCACCAGTGCCCGTGGCGACCGCGACGACGTGTTCAGTCAAGGCTTCATCTGCCCCAAGGGCGCCTCCTTCGGGGCCCTCGACAGTGACCCCGACCGGCTGCGCACCCCCCTCGTGCGACGGGACGGCGAGTTGCGCGAGGCCAGCTGGGCGGAGGCCTTCGACGCCGTCGCCGCCGGCATCCGGGGCGTGGTCGAGCGGTACGGGGCGAACTCCGTCGGAGCCGTCTTCGGGAACCCGAACGTGCACACCGTGGCCGGGGCGCTCTACCCGCCGGTGCTGCTCGCCGGCCTCGGCACCCGCAGCGTGTTCAGCGCCTCTACGGTCGACCAGATGCCCAAGCACGTCTCCAGCGGCCTGCTGTACGGCGATGCCAACGCGATCCCCGTACCCGACCTCGACCGCACCGACCATCTGCTGCTCATCGGCGCCAACCCCCTTGAGTCCAACGGGAGTCTGTGCACCGCGCCCGACTTTCCCGGCAAGCTCAAGGCCCTGAAGGCGCGCGGCGGCACGCTCACCGTCATCGACCCGCGCCGCACCCGCACCGCCAAGCTCGCCGACCGGCACATCGCGATCCGCCCCGGCGCCGACGCCCTGCTGCTCGCCGCGATGACCCAGGTCCTCTTCGACGAACACCTCGTCGACCTGGGCGAGTTGGCGCCGCACGTCCAAGGGGTCGACGAAGTGGAGGCGGCCGTACGGGACTTCACCCCCGAGGCCGTCGCCGAGGCCTGCGACGTGGACGCCGACACCATCCGTGCCCTCGCCCGTGAACTCGCCGCCGCGCCCACCGCCGCCGTATACGGCCGCCTCGGCACCTGCACCGTCCCGTACGGCACCCTCGCCAGCTGGCTGGTCGACGTTCTCGACATCCTCACCGGCAACCTGGACCGGCCCGGCGGCGCCCTCTTCCCGCAGGCGGCGACCGACAGGACACCCCGGCCGGCCGGGCCCAGCCACGGGTTCACGCTGGGCCGCTGGCACTCGCGGGTCAGCCGACACCCCGAGGCGAAGGGCGAGTTGCCGCTCTCCGCGCTCGCCGAGGAGATCGACACCCCCACCGCCGAGGGCGAGCCGATCCGGGCCCTCATCGCCGTCGCCGCCAACCCCGTCCTCTCCGCACCCGACGGCGACCGGCTCGACAAGGCGCTTGACTCGCTCGACTTCATGGTCAGCGTCGACCCCTACCTGAACGAGACCTCGCGCCACGCGCACGTCGTCCTGCCCCCGCCCCCGCCCTCGCAGAGCCCCCACCACGACTTCGCCCTCAACACCCTGGCCGTCCGCAACCAGGTCCGCTACAACCGCCCCGCCGTCCCCCTGGAGCCGGGCGGGATGGCCGAGACCGAGATCCTCGCGCGGCTCGTCCTGGCCGCGACCGGCATGCACGGCGCCGACCCCGTCGCCGTCGACGCCATGGTCATCGACCAGACCCTCGGCAAGGCCGTCAAGGAGCCCCACTCCCCGGTCCATGGCCGCGATCCGCAGCAACTCGCCAAGGAGCTGGGCGGCGACACCGGGCCCGAGCGGCGCCTCGACCTGATGCTGCGCCTGGGACCGTACGGCGACGGCTTCGGCGTACGACCGGACGGGCTGAGCCTGGCGAAGGTGCTCGACCACCCGCACGGCATCGACCTCGGACCGCTCCAGCCGCGGCTGCCGCAGCCGCTGAAGACCCGCAGCGGGAAGATCGAACTGCTGCCGCGGCCCATCGCCGACGACCTGCCGCGTCTGCGTGAGGCCCTCGGTGAGAGTCCCGCCGGGATCGTGCTCATCGGGCGTCGGCATCTTCGCTCCAACAACAGCTGGATGCACAACGTGCCCGCCCTCACCGGCGGCACCAACCGCTGCACCCTGCACATCCACCCCGAGGACGCCGCCCGTCTCGGCGTGCTCGACGGCGCCCCCGTGCGGATCAAGGGCGCCGGGGGAGAGGTGGTGGCCCCCGCCGAGATCACCGACGTCGTACGGCGGGGGGTCGTGAGCCTGCCCCACGGGTGGGGACACGACCGGCCCGGGACCCGTCTCTCACACGCCGCCACCGACCCCGGTGTCAACGTCAACCAGCTCCTCGACGGCCGACTTCTCGACCCGCTGTCGGGCAACGCCGTACTGAATGGGGTACCCATCGATCTCGCGCCGGCAGGCACAACGCCGTGA
- a CDS encoding TetR/AcrR family transcriptional regulator: MRPVPPATSLRRAPVQRRSAERLTRILDACADLLDEVGYDALSTRTVAIRAGVPIGSVYRFFGNKRAMADALAQRNLEVFIARVTERLRQESGGGWREAMDAVLDEYLTMKRTAPGFSLVDFGNQIPVGKRDAEPNHRVADTLATLLSGVLGREPDDDLRRTFLVATETADTLFHLAFRVTPEGDERIIAEMRELLRAYLARVLD, from the coding sequence ATGAGGCCCGTGCCCCCAGCGACCTCGCTACGTCGTGCGCCCGTACAGCGGCGCAGTGCCGAACGGCTGACCAGAATCCTCGACGCCTGCGCCGACCTCCTCGACGAGGTCGGCTACGACGCCCTGAGCACCCGGACGGTGGCGATACGCGCCGGAGTCCCCATAGGTTCCGTGTACCGCTTCTTCGGCAACAAGCGCGCCATGGCGGACGCGCTGGCCCAGCGGAACCTGGAGGTCTTCATCGCGCGCGTCACCGAGCGCCTCCGGCAGGAGAGCGGCGGCGGGTGGCGAGAGGCCATGGACGCCGTGCTCGACGAGTACCTGACCATGAAGCGAACCGCGCCCGGGTTCTCGCTCGTCGACTTCGGCAACCAGATCCCGGTCGGCAAACGCGACGCCGAACCCAACCACCGTGTCGCCGACACCCTCGCCACCCTCCTCTCCGGTGTCCTCGGCCGCGAACCGGACGACGACCTGCGCCGCACCTTCCTGGTCGCCACGGAGACCGCCGACACCCTGTTCCACCTGGCCTTCCGGGTCACCCCCGAGGGTGACGAGCGGATCATCGCGGAGATGCGGGAGCTGCTGCGGGCGTATCTGGCGCGGGTCCTGGACTGA
- the hmgA gene encoding homogentisate 1,2-dioxygenase has protein sequence MSGDAGDTADDTSGDARKAAEVPAGLAGLPSLSGFGNEHSSEAVPGALPEGRNSPQLAPLGLYAEQLSGTAFTEPRAHNRRSWLYRIRPSAAHPPFTRTGNGSIRTAPFAESVPDPNRLRWNPLPGPPAGTDFVAGLWTLGGNGDATQRSGMAVHLYHANSSMERVFSDADGELLIVPEAGGLLLRTEFGPLFIEPGHVALVPRGVRFRVELTEASARGYVCENYGAPFRLPDLGPIGANGLANARDFRAPVAAYEDVEGPVEVVNKFCGNLWTAVYDHSPLDVVAWHGNHVPYAYDLRRFNVLGSLSYDHPDPSIFTVLTSPSDTPGLAGIDFVVFAPRWLVGEDTFRPPYFHRNVMTEYMGLIEGAYDAKAEGFLPGGGSLHNMMSAHGPDRETFDRASAAELRPQKVDDGLAFMFETRWPMTLTAQAARAEHLQPGYDEVWSGLQRHFRPLH, from the coding sequence ATGAGCGGGGACGCAGGGGACACGGCGGACGACACGAGCGGGGACGCGCGGAAGGCCGCCGAAGTGCCGGCCGGTCTCGCCGGGCTCCCGTCGCTTTCCGGTTTCGGCAATGAGCACAGCTCGGAGGCCGTCCCGGGCGCCCTCCCCGAGGGCCGCAACTCGCCGCAACTCGCCCCCCTCGGCCTCTACGCCGAGCAGCTCAGCGGTACGGCGTTCACCGAGCCCCGCGCCCACAACCGCCGTTCCTGGCTGTACCGCATCCGCCCCTCGGCCGCGCATCCCCCGTTCACGCGCACCGGCAATGGCTCGATCCGTACGGCTCCCTTCGCGGAATCCGTGCCCGATCCGAACCGGCTGCGCTGGAACCCGCTGCCCGGTCCTCCGGCCGGCACGGACTTCGTGGCGGGCCTGTGGACCCTCGGCGGCAACGGCGACGCCACTCAGCGCAGCGGTATGGCCGTACACCTCTACCACGCCAACTCGTCGATGGAGCGGGTGTTCAGCGACGCCGACGGGGAGCTGCTGATCGTCCCCGAGGCCGGCGGGCTGCTGCTGCGCACCGAGTTCGGGCCGCTGTTCATCGAGCCCGGTCATGTCGCGCTCGTCCCTCGCGGGGTGCGCTTCCGGGTGGAGCTGACCGAGGCGTCGGCCCGCGGTTACGTGTGCGAGAACTACGGCGCCCCCTTCCGGCTCCCCGACCTCGGCCCGATCGGCGCCAACGGGCTGGCGAACGCACGGGACTTCCGGGCGCCGGTCGCCGCTTACGAGGACGTCGAGGGCCCGGTGGAGGTCGTCAACAAGTTCTGCGGCAACCTCTGGACGGCCGTCTACGACCACTCCCCCCTCGACGTCGTCGCCTGGCACGGCAACCATGTTCCGTACGCCTACGACCTGCGCCGCTTCAACGTCCTGGGCAGCCTCTCGTACGACCACCCGGACCCGTCGATCTTCACGGTGCTGACGTCCCCGTCGGACACTCCCGGCCTCGCGGGAATCGACTTCGTCGTCTTCGCGCCGCGCTGGCTGGTGGGCGAGGACACCTTCCGGCCGCCGTACTTCCACCGGAACGTGATGACCGAGTACATGGGGCTGATCGAGGGCGCGTACGACGCCAAGGCGGAGGGGTTCCTGCCCGGGGGCGGCTCGCTGCACAACATGATGTCCGCGCACGGACCCGACCGGGAGACCTTCGACCGGGCCAGCGCCGCCGAGCTGCGTCCGCAGAAGGTCGACGACGGGCTGGCGTTCATGTTCGAGACACGGTGGCCGATGACCCTGACGGCACAGGCGGCGCGGGCGGAGCATCTGCAACCCGGGTACGACGAGGTGTGGTCGGGCCTCCAGCGGCACTTCCGCCCGTTGCACTGA
- a CDS encoding GntR family transcriptional regulator, translating to MTSFAPDSIVLNRKLPLWYQVSQSLRASILGRSSRDPLRLPTEEQLAGHYGVSVLTMRQALKELEDEGLISRHRRRGTFIEPDARRGAPVRLLGSVDAIVAQQSGMTTELLGHGSAPVPAELAEYFPDLVDVATYHRLRGEEETGEPTNHARNYVRPELAERIDPRDLARWPMTKVLRDVVGADISRITDTVQARLADPETARLLRVPLLSPILHYTGVAYDVTGRVLDVAVIHYRGDRFSFTVTLDAT from the coding sequence GTGACCTCCTTCGCCCCGGACTCGATCGTCCTGAACCGCAAACTGCCGCTCTGGTACCAGGTTTCGCAGTCCCTGCGTGCCTCGATCCTCGGCCGTTCCTCGCGGGACCCGCTGCGGCTGCCCACCGAGGAGCAGTTGGCGGGGCACTACGGCGTGAGCGTGCTGACCATGCGGCAGGCGCTGAAGGAGCTGGAGGACGAGGGGCTGATCAGCCGCCACCGCAGGCGCGGTACGTTCATCGAGCCGGACGCCCGACGAGGCGCTCCCGTACGGCTGCTGGGCTCGGTCGACGCGATCGTGGCGCAGCAGTCCGGCATGACGACCGAACTCCTCGGCCACGGCAGCGCGCCCGTGCCCGCCGAACTCGCCGAGTACTTCCCGGATCTCGTGGACGTGGCCACGTACCACCGGCTGCGCGGCGAGGAGGAGACCGGCGAACCGACCAACCACGCCCGCAACTACGTCCGTCCGGAACTCGCCGAGCGTATCGACCCACGCGATCTGGCGCGCTGGCCGATGACCAAGGTGCTGCGGGACGTGGTGGGCGCGGACATCAGCCGCATCACGGACACCGTCCAGGCCCGCCTCGCGGACCCGGAGACGGCACGGCTGCTCCGGGTCCCGCTGCTCAGCCCGATCCTGCACTACACGGGCGTCGCGTACGACGTGACGGGCCGGGTCCTGGACGTGGCCGTCATCCACTACCGAGGCGACCGCTTCTCCTTCACGGTGACGCTGGACGCGACCTAG
- a CDS encoding type ISP restriction/modification enzyme gives MPSVTPDDDAPPLADLMPWSVAPPRLGRGWPAAPDAASLKARWDALLKAEGPDREALFEPTRSRTPHSAVGQLPGRHGGTERLARATGPCAEPVRVLRAPFDEQWLIPDHRLIDAARPELWRVADERQMFVFEVTGTPPDPGGPLLLASALLPLVRPGRIRPLYRRPGGTEPNLAPGLLDHLTDRLGRRPDPVDVLAWTLVAVRPGPVVPLTADLELWSRGLELGHRMLRLTRRDGDRPKLPGGRRPYVRSPLPSRPITVHYDREEETLHFDDTGRISPVPPEAWDFEASGVRVLEGWLAVRVGGAAELGALEAIRPATWPQPWTSELLELITVLALLAELRPQRAELTLTAPITATELRTAGVLPVPDRVRRPASVLDHHEEGPEGQFTLL, from the coding sequence ATGCCCAGCGTGACGCCCGACGACGACGCTCCGCCGCTCGCGGACCTCATGCCGTGGTCCGTGGCACCGCCACGGCTGGGCCGGGGGTGGCCGGCGGCCCCCGACGCGGCCTCCCTGAAGGCACGCTGGGACGCCCTGCTGAAGGCCGAGGGACCGGACCGCGAGGCCCTGTTCGAGCCGACGCGCTCACGCACCCCGCACTCGGCGGTCGGCCAGTTGCCCGGCCGGCACGGCGGCACGGAGAGGCTCGCCCGCGCCACCGGTCCCTGCGCGGAGCCGGTACGGGTCCTGCGGGCGCCCTTCGACGAGCAGTGGCTGATCCCGGACCACCGGCTGATCGACGCGGCGCGTCCTGAGCTGTGGCGGGTCGCGGACGAACGGCAGATGTTCGTCTTCGAGGTGACGGGCACACCGCCGGACCCCGGCGGCCCACTGCTGCTCGCCTCCGCCCTGCTCCCGCTGGTCCGCCCGGGCCGGATCCGCCCCCTCTACCGACGCCCCGGCGGCACCGAACCCAACCTGGCCCCGGGCCTGTTGGACCACCTCACCGACCGCCTCGGCCGGCGCCCCGACCCGGTCGACGTCCTCGCCTGGACCCTGGTCGCCGTACGGCCGGGGCCTGTCGTCCCGCTCACCGCCGACCTCGAACTCTGGTCCCGAGGTCTGGAGTTGGGCCACCGGATGCTGCGGCTGACGCGCCGGGACGGAGACCGGCCCAAACTTCCCGGTGGCCGACGCCCGTACGTTCGGTCACCACTGCCCTCCCGCCCGATCACGGTGCACTACGACCGCGAGGAGGAGACCCTCCACTTCGACGACACCGGCCGAATCTCCCCGGTACCACCCGAGGCCTGGGACTTCGAGGCGAGCGGGGTGCGGGTGCTGGAGGGATGGTTGGCGGTGCGGGTAGGGGGTGCGGCCGAGCTCGGGGCGCTGGAGGCGATCCGGCCGGCGACTTGGCCGCAGCCCTGGACCTCAGAACTCCTCGAACTGATCACGGTACTGGCGCTGCTCGCGGAACTCCGCCCGCAGCGGGCGGAGTTGACGCTGACGGCCCCGATCACAGCGACCGAACTGCGAACGGCGGGCGTACTCCCGGTACCTGACAGGGTGCGCCGTCCGGCGTCGGTTCTCGACCACCACGAAGAGGGCCCAGAAGGCCAGTTCACCCTACTGTGA
- a CDS encoding TetR/AcrR family transcriptional regulator — MAGRAAVPEVIWSRPERAGRGPKAAYSRADIAAAAVRIADAEGLDAASMRHVAAELGCGTMSLYNYVPRKEDLYELMVDAISGEHELWEPSGDWRADMLRVAHQTRALMYRHPWLPRLMSPVYGFSPNALRYLEHCLSCLDSFDGTYGTKFELIAMLNGLVTTYVGNELGTAERARSLPWSEEQENAVRIGYLGGQVASGAYPRLAAAFMEDAGPIDLEAVFERMLLRVLDGFAPRG; from the coding sequence ATGGCCGGCCGAGCCGCCGTACCCGAAGTGATCTGGTCGCGTCCCGAGCGTGCGGGCCGTGGTCCCAAGGCCGCCTACAGCCGTGCCGACATCGCGGCGGCCGCGGTGCGGATCGCGGACGCGGAGGGGCTCGACGCGGCCTCGATGCGGCATGTCGCGGCCGAACTGGGCTGCGGCACGATGTCGCTCTACAACTACGTCCCCCGCAAGGAGGACCTGTACGAGCTGATGGTTGACGCCATCAGTGGCGAGCACGAGCTGTGGGAGCCCTCGGGCGACTGGCGTGCCGACATGCTCCGGGTGGCCCACCAGACGCGCGCCCTCATGTACCGCCACCCCTGGCTGCCGCGTCTGATGTCCCCGGTCTACGGTTTCAGCCCCAACGCCCTGCGCTATCTCGAACACTGTCTGAGCTGCCTCGACTCGTTCGACGGCACCTACGGCACGAAGTTCGAGCTGATCGCGATGCTCAACGGCCTGGTGACGACGTACGTCGGCAACGAGCTGGGGACCGCCGAGCGGGCTCGGTCGCTGCCCTGGTCGGAGGAGCAGGAGAACGCCGTGCGGATCGGGTATCTCGGCGGGCAGGTGGCGAGCGGGGCGTATCCGCGGCTGGCGGCGGCGTTCATGGAGGACGCGGGGCCGATCGATCTGGAGGCGGTGTTCGAGCGGATGCTGTTGCGGGTGCTTGATGGGTTTGCGCCGCGGGGGTGA
- a CDS encoding ATP-binding cassette domain-containing protein: MTTTYAVLSEGLEKSFGKVHAVRGLDLAVAEGSVCGLLGPNGAGKTTAVRLLTTLLRPDAGSARVAGYDLAREGAAVRRRIGVTGQYASVDGDLTGRENLRLFARLHRVGGPAARADELLRRFGLAEAADRPASTYSGGMRRRLDLSASLVKRPDVLFLDEPTAGLDPAARNQIWAAVRALKDEGTTVLLTTQYLEEADQLADEIALVEHGRVAHTGSPAQLKALIGSYAEVVVADSGALLGAAGILDQLTGSEPVLDRDRLTVGAVTTDPTITLPRLVRELDAAGVALLDVSLRPPTLDDVFLRLTEHKETAA, from the coding sequence ATGACTACTACGTACGCTGTACTTAGTGAGGGTCTGGAGAAGTCCTTCGGAAAGGTCCATGCCGTACGCGGCCTTGACCTGGCCGTGGCCGAGGGGTCCGTGTGCGGGCTGCTGGGGCCGAACGGCGCGGGCAAGACCACGGCCGTACGGCTGCTCACCACGCTGCTGCGGCCCGACGCGGGCTCGGCGCGCGTCGCGGGGTACGACCTCGCCCGGGAGGGGGCCGCCGTACGGCGTCGGATCGGCGTCACCGGGCAGTACGCGTCGGTCGACGGGGACCTCACCGGCCGCGAGAACCTACGGCTGTTCGCCCGGCTGCACCGGGTCGGAGGGCCCGCGGCACGCGCCGACGAGCTGCTGAGGCGCTTCGGGCTCGCGGAGGCCGCCGACCGGCCCGCGTCCACCTACTCGGGCGGGATGCGCCGCCGCCTCGACCTCTCGGCGAGCCTGGTGAAGCGGCCCGACGTGCTCTTCCTCGACGAGCCCACGGCGGGGCTCGACCCGGCGGCCCGCAACCAGATCTGGGCGGCCGTGCGGGCGCTGAAGGACGAGGGTACGACGGTGCTGCTGACCACCCAGTACCTGGAGGAGGCCGACCAACTCGCCGACGAGATAGCCCTCGTGGAGCACGGCCGGGTCGCGCACACCGGGTCACCGGCCCAACTCAAGGCGCTCATCGGCTCGTACGCCGAGGTCGTGGTCGCCGACTCCGGCGCACTGCTCGGGGCGGCCGGGATCCTCGACCAACTAACCGGTTCCGAACCGGTGTTGGACCGCGACCGGCTCACCGTCGGCGCGGTCACCACCGACCCGACGATCACCCTTCCCCGGCTGGTGCGCGAACTCGACGCGGCGGGCGTCGCGTTGCTCGACGTGAGCCTGCGCCCGCCGACCCTCGACGACGTCTTCCTCCGCCTGACGGAGCATAAGGAGACAGCCGCGTGA
- a CDS encoding ABC transporter permease, whose amino-acid sequence MLTSAPSGTSGISGLAYDGTAMLGRHLRRLRHNPGLLILTQSMPITMLLFFGYVFGSALAMPGEDYRAFLVPGLLVATAANGIMTGMFQAAQDTHRGVTDRLRTLPISRAAVPLGQALADLVVTAAGTVPLLLVGFAVGWRIEGSALGAAGAVGLLLLFRFATTWIGIHLGLLSRSEEAAGQLGGATFLLPLLSNAYIPTDGLPGWLRTLAEWNPISAVATAMRGLFGNAPVPADGAWPVVHPVAGSLVWCGVLIAVFVPLAVRRYAEPGT is encoded by the coding sequence ATGTTGACTTCAGCGCCATCAGGAACGTCGGGGATCTCCGGCCTGGCGTACGACGGCACGGCCATGCTGGGCCGGCATCTGCGGCGGCTGCGGCACAATCCGGGGCTGCTGATCCTCACCCAGTCCATGCCGATCACGATGCTGCTGTTCTTCGGGTACGTCTTCGGCAGCGCCCTCGCGATGCCCGGCGAGGACTACCGCGCCTTCCTCGTACCGGGGCTGCTGGTGGCGACCGCCGCCAACGGCATCATGACCGGGATGTTCCAGGCCGCCCAGGACACCCACCGGGGCGTGACCGACCGTCTGCGTACGTTGCCGATCAGCCGGGCCGCCGTACCGCTGGGGCAGGCTCTCGCGGACCTGGTGGTCACCGCCGCCGGGACCGTACCGCTGCTGCTGGTCGGGTTCGCGGTGGGGTGGCGGATCGAGGGTTCGGCGCTGGGGGCGGCCGGCGCGGTGGGGCTGTTGCTGCTCTTCCGGTTCGCCACGACGTGGATCGGGATCCACCTCGGGCTGCTCTCCCGCAGCGAGGAGGCGGCCGGTCAGCTGGGTGGGGCGACCTTCCTGCTGCCGTTGCTGTCGAACGCGTACATCCCGACGGACGGTCTGCCGGGTTGGCTGCGGACGCTGGCGGAGTGGAACCCGATCAGCGCGGTCGCGACGGCGATGCGGGGCCTGTTCGGCAACGCGCCCGTCCCGGCGGACGGCGCGTGGCCGGTCGTCCACCCGGTGGCCGGGTCGCTGGTGTGGTGCGGGGTGCTGATCGCGGTGTTCGTGCCGCTGGCGGTACGGCGGTACGCGGAACCCGGCACTTGA